A single genomic interval of Procambarus clarkii isolate CNS0578487 chromosome 61, FALCON_Pclarkii_2.0, whole genome shotgun sequence harbors:
- the LOC138354067 gene encoding putative uncharacterized protein DDB_G0271982: MEKVQAFVESGKPEDLEGCTKEQLKQIAEKCGIKKGAGSGKEDDGQDDVRSQGSSRSNRSSRSSRNRSLERFQLELQMQQQREERQFQLEKLKLELQMKTEVEKEKTRLVVEKLKEKTRLEIEKERTRIRELELEQEKEKEKTRVRELELEQEKEKEKAQVEREKERSKQIQIEENKTLAEQRIEQSLIKTIQQM, encoded by the exons atggagaaggtgcaagcgtttgtagagtctggcaagcctgaggacttggaaggttgcaccaagGAGCAGTTGAAGCAGATAGCAGAGAAATGTGGCATCAAG aaaggagctggaagtggaaaggaggatgatggacaaGATGACGTGAGGTCCCAAGGATCAAGTAGGAGTaatcgcagtagcaggagtagcagaAACAGGAGCTTGGAAAGATTCCAGCTAGAGCTTCAAATGCAACAAcaacgtgaggagagacagttccaactggaaaagttaaaattagaacttcagatgaaaactgaggtagaaaaagagaaaaccagactggtggTAGAAAAGTTAaaggagaaaaccagactggagatagaaaaagagagaaccagaataagagaactggagttggaacaggagaaagaaaaagagaaaaccagggtaagagaactggagttagaacaagagaaggaaaaagagaaagccCAAGTCGAAAGGGAAAAAGAGAGATCAAAACAAATACAGATAGAAGAAAATAAAactttggctgagcaaaggattgaacagtcACTTATCAAGACTATTCAACAAATGTGA